The Streptomyces tendae genome has a window encoding:
- a CDS encoding LLM class flavin-dependent oxidoreductase: protein MRVGSFVLAAQFPGQGEGEALHRAVRSAEVAEESGLDTVWLAEHHFVPYGTCPSAVTLAAMLLGRTRRLRVGTAVSVLPTVHPVALGEQAALLHVASGGRFSLGLGRGGPWVDLEVFGAGLEAYEKGFPEALDLLMRWLREPSVGADGERYRFREVPVVPRPSEALTETAGPEVVVACTSPSSVRLAAERGLPMLLGMHVGDEEKAEMVALWRRHARACGRPAAEIDGAAHVSAGVCQIADRRTDAAETLMKAMPGWLKQGLEAHVTVDGRERRMRDPLAYTELLCGLHPVGTPRLCADRLAATSERTGISRFALLVEGSGDLAATEENVRRLGAEVLPQLA, encoded by the coding sequence ATGCGCGTTGGAAGTTTCGTGTTGGCCGCCCAGTTCCCCGGGCAGGGCGAGGGGGAGGCGCTGCACCGCGCCGTCCGCTCGGCCGAGGTGGCCGAGGAGTCGGGCCTCGACACGGTCTGGCTGGCCGAGCACCACTTCGTGCCCTACGGCACCTGTCCGTCCGCCGTCACCCTGGCGGCGATGCTGCTCGGCCGCACCCGCAGGCTGCGCGTCGGCACGGCGGTCAGCGTGCTGCCCACCGTCCACCCCGTCGCGCTCGGCGAACAGGCCGCGCTGCTGCACGTCGCCAGCGGCGGGCGGTTCTCCCTCGGCCTCGGCCGGGGCGGGCCGTGGGTCGACCTGGAGGTGTTCGGGGCCGGCCTGGAGGCGTACGAGAAGGGGTTCCCGGAAGCACTCGATCTGCTGATGCGCTGGCTGCGCGAACCGTCCGTCGGGGCGGACGGCGAGCGGTACCGGTTCCGCGAGGTGCCCGTGGTTCCCCGCCCGTCGGAGGCACTCACCGAGACCGCGGGCCCGGAGGTGGTGGTCGCCTGCACCTCCCCGTCGAGCGTGCGGCTGGCCGCCGAGCGCGGACTGCCGATGCTGCTCGGCATGCACGTCGGGGACGAGGAGAAGGCCGAGATGGTCGCCCTGTGGCGGCGCCACGCACGCGCCTGCGGGCGGCCGGCCGCGGAGATCGACGGCGCGGCCCACGTCTCGGCCGGCGTCTGCCAGATCGCGGACCGGCGCACGGACGCGGCGGAGACCCTGATGAAGGCGATGCCGGGCTGGCTGAAGCAGGGGCTGGAGGCGCATGTGACGGTGGACGGGCGGGAGCGCCGGATGCGCGACCCGCTGGCGTACACCGAACTCCTCTGCGGACTGCATCCGGTGGGCACCCCGCGGCTGTGCGCGGACCGGCTCGCCGCGACCAGCGAGCGGACCGGGATCTCCCGCTTCGCCCTGCTCGTCGAGGGGTCCGGCGACCTGGCGGCGACCGAGGAGAACGTACGGCGGCTGGGGGCCGAGGTGCTCCCCCAACTCGCCTGA
- a CDS encoding ATP/GTP-binding protein — MSPRRNRPKGAGSSGRSAEDDRSGRYGGWQSSEDWHGESWSVRHVAGSSAQGKAYRCPGCDQLIPDGVPHVVAWPEHSGVDERRHWHKACWNAKDRRTTRVQRSRNAPRF, encoded by the coding sequence GTGTCCCCGCGTCGCAACCGACCCAAGGGAGCCGGTTCGTCCGGCCGGAGCGCCGAGGACGACCGCTCCGGGCGCTACGGCGGCTGGCAGTCCTCGGAGGACTGGCACGGCGAGTCCTGGAGCGTGCGGCACGTGGCCGGCTCCAGCGCCCAGGGGAAGGCCTACCGTTGCCCGGGCTGCGACCAGTTGATCCCGGACGGGGTGCCGCACGTGGTGGCCTGGCCGGAGCACTCGGGCGTGGACGAGCGCCGGCACTGGCACAAGGCCTGCTGGAACGCGAAGGACCGCCGCACCACGCGGGTGCAGCGGTCCCGTAACGCGCCGAGGTTCTGA
- a CDS encoding ABC transporter permease subunit, whose amino-acid sequence MSTPQPPMPQSAAPEWQAAPGTAPSAPAYPGYTSPIPVVRTHLGHALASEWTKIKSVRSTLWTTGVFVALVVGIGLLTGLVVASADPDLGGESPLSLGFFGLLLGSMCLITLGVLTTASEYGTGMIRTTMVACPTRGRVLAAKALVFFVLAFVVTLVCATLVGLLHVSLLEGYNAKSPSGEEWLKGTVGVSLYLALLGTLSLAIGSIVRHSAGAITIMIGAVLAPLVIALFMFSTSLEDVQQALFEYSIPNQMSIFYANSLSDSGPSGWDPLWIMLVVTAAALGGAFALLQKRDV is encoded by the coding sequence ATGAGCACGCCCCAGCCCCCGATGCCGCAGAGCGCCGCACCCGAGTGGCAGGCGGCCCCCGGTACCGCACCGTCCGCGCCCGCGTATCCCGGCTACACCTCGCCGATCCCGGTGGTGCGCACCCACCTCGGGCACGCGCTCGCCTCCGAGTGGACGAAGATCAAGTCCGTGCGCTCGACCCTGTGGACGACGGGCGTGTTCGTCGCGCTCGTGGTCGGCATCGGTCTGCTCACCGGCCTGGTGGTCGCGAGCGCCGACCCCGACCTGGGCGGCGAGAGCCCGCTGTCGCTGGGCTTCTTCGGACTGCTGCTGGGCTCGATGTGCCTCATCACACTCGGCGTGCTCACCACGGCCTCCGAGTACGGCACCGGCATGATCCGCACGACGATGGTCGCCTGCCCCACGCGCGGCCGGGTGCTCGCGGCGAAGGCGCTGGTGTTCTTCGTGCTGGCCTTCGTGGTGACGCTGGTGTGCGCCACACTCGTCGGTCTGCTGCACGTGTCGCTGCTGGAGGGGTACAACGCCAAGTCCCCCTCCGGCGAGGAATGGCTGAAGGGCACGGTCGGCGTCTCGCTCTACCTGGCGCTGCTGGGCACCCTGTCGCTGGCGATCGGGTCGATCGTGCGGCACTCGGCGGGCGCCATCACGATCATGATCGGCGCGGTGCTCGCCCCGCTGGTGATCGCGCTGTTCATGTTCTCCACCTCGCTGGAGGACGTGCAGCAGGCGCTGTTCGAGTACTCCATCCCGAACCAGATGAGCATCTTCTACGCCAACTCCCTGTCGGACTCCGGCCCGTCGGGATGGGACCCGCTGTGGATCATGCTGGTCGTCACGGCGGCCGCGCTCGGCGGGGCCTTCGCCCTGCTGCAGAAGCGGGACGTCTAG
- a CDS encoding ABC transporter ATP-binding protein, translating to MIEAVGLTKRYGDKTAVYNLSFQVRPGAVTGFLGPNGSGKSTTMRMILGLDNPTAGRVTIGGYPYRKLPNAPRQVGALLDAKAVHGGRTARNHLLSLAQLSGIPARRVDEVLGVVGLHEVARRRSKGFSLGMGQRLGIAAALLGDPQVLLFDEPVNGLDPEGILWVRNLMKSLAAEGRTVFVSSHLMSEMALTADHLIVIGRGQLMADMSVKDFISANSAGFARVRTPDSEPQQREKLSAAITEAGGHVLPEQDGALRVTGLALPRISDLAHEHDVRLWELSPHQASLEEAYMRMTQGAVDYRSTIDQKEGLQQPLPPGAQPPLPVPGQGQPGWYAPPPPQQGGQPFAPPQGAPAGPYGAPAAPGAALGAAAAPNPYAQAPQGPAPAAPPAVAPQPAPSAEPTESEDAR from the coding sequence ATGATCGAGGCAGTCGGCCTGACCAAGCGGTACGGCGACAAGACCGCTGTGTACAACCTCTCCTTCCAGGTGCGTCCCGGTGCCGTCACCGGCTTCCTGGGCCCCAACGGCTCGGGCAAGTCGACGACGATGCGGATGATCCTGGGTCTGGACAACCCCACGGCGGGCCGGGTCACGATCGGCGGTTATCCCTACCGCAAGCTGCCCAACGCCCCCCGTCAGGTCGGTGCGCTGCTGGACGCCAAGGCGGTGCACGGCGGCCGGACCGCCCGCAACCACCTGCTGAGCCTGGCCCAGCTGTCGGGCATCCCGGCCCGCCGGGTGGACGAGGTGCTGGGCGTGGTCGGCCTGCACGAGGTGGCCCGCCGCCGGTCCAAGGGCTTCTCCCTCGGCATGGGCCAGCGCCTCGGCATCGCGGCGGCGCTGCTCGGCGACCCGCAGGTGCTGCTGTTCGACGAGCCGGTCAACGGCCTCGACCCCGAGGGCATCCTCTGGGTGCGCAACCTGATGAAGTCGCTCGCCGCCGAGGGCCGCACCGTCTTCGTCTCCTCGCACCTGATGAGCGAGATGGCGCTGACCGCGGACCACCTCATCGTGATCGGCCGCGGGCAGCTGATGGCCGACATGAGCGTGAAGGACTTCATCTCCGCCAACTCCGCCGGCTTCGCCCGGGTGCGCACCCCCGACAGCGAGCCGCAGCAGCGGGAGAAGCTGTCGGCGGCGATCACCGAGGCCGGCGGCCATGTGCTGCCGGAGCAGGACGGCGCGCTGCGGGTGACGGGACTGGCGCTGCCGCGGATCAGCGACCTCGCCCACGAGCACGACGTACGGCTGTGGGAGCTGTCGCCGCACCAGGCCTCCCTGGAGGAGGCGTACATGCGGATGACGCAGGGCGCCGTCGACTACCGCTCCACCATCGACCAGAAGGAGGGGCTGCAGCAGCCGCTGCCGCCCGGCGCCCAGCCGCCGCTCCCGGTGCCGGGGCAGGGGCAGCCCGGCTGGTACGCCCCGCCGCCGCCCCAGCAGGGCGGGCAGCCGTTCGCCCCGCCGCAGGGCGCCCCCGCGGGCCCCTACGGCGCACCGGCGGCGCCGGGAGCCGCTCTGGGCGCCGCCGCCGCGCCGAACCCGTACGCGCAGGCGCCGCAGGGCCCGGCTCCGGCCGCTCCCCCGGCCGTCGCGCCGCAGCCCGCCCCCTCCGCCGAGCCGACCGAGTCCGAGGACGCCCGATGA
- a CDS encoding ABC transporter permease, with the protein MATTQAVRSEWTKIRSVASTVWTLSTAVVVTIALGMLISALSKNEFGNLSERERLSFDPTFISFAGTSLGQLAMIVFGVLVVSNEYSTGMIRASLAAVPKRGTFLFSKLAVATALAFVVGMATSFATFFLGQLMLGDLGTSIGDDGVLRAVIGGGLYMTLIALFSMGVAAMLRSPLLSLGILMPFFFLISNILGNVSATEKVGRFLPDQAGSRIMRVVTPVDDDTPYGPWGGLGIMALWVIASVAGGYVLLKRRDAQ; encoded by the coding sequence ATGGCGACGACCCAGGCCGTACGGTCGGAGTGGACCAAGATCCGGTCGGTGGCGTCCACCGTGTGGACGCTGTCGACCGCGGTGGTCGTCACCATCGCCCTCGGCATGCTGATCTCGGCCCTGTCGAAGAACGAGTTCGGCAACCTGAGCGAGCGGGAGCGGCTCTCCTTCGACCCGACGTTCATCAGCTTCGCCGGCACCAGCCTCGGCCAGCTCGCGATGATCGTGTTCGGTGTGCTGGTGGTGTCGAACGAGTACAGCACCGGGATGATCCGCGCCTCGCTGGCGGCCGTGCCGAAGCGCGGCACGTTCCTGTTCAGCAAGCTGGCCGTGGCCACCGCGCTGGCGTTCGTGGTGGGCATGGCGACCAGCTTCGCCACCTTCTTCCTGGGCCAGCTGATGCTCGGCGACCTCGGCACGTCCATCGGCGACGACGGGGTGCTGCGCGCGGTCATCGGCGGCGGGCTCTACATGACGCTCATCGCGCTGTTCTCCATGGGCGTCGCCGCGATGCTGCGCTCCCCCCTGCTGTCGCTGGGCATCCTGATGCCGTTCTTCTTCCTGATCTCCAACATCCTCGGCAACGTCAGCGCCACGGAGAAGGTCGGCCGGTTCCTGCCCGACCAGGCGGGCAGCCGGATCATGCGGGTGGTGACGCCGGTGGACGACGACACCCCGTACGGCCCCTGGGGCGGCCTCGGGATCATGGCGCTGTGGGTGATCGCGTCGGTCGCCGGCGGATACGTGCTGCTGAAGCGGCGTGACGCCCAGTGA
- a CDS encoding ABC transporter ATP-binding protein, with protein MIELEGLTKRYGEKVAVDSLTFTVRPGIVTGFLGPNGAGKSTTMRMILGLDHPTSGDVRVDGTHYDRLKDPLTNIGALLEAKGVHPGRSAYNHLLWLAQSNGIPERRVREVLDTVGLTTVARKKAKGFSLGMGQRLGIAAALLGDPRILMFDEPVNGLDPEGIHWIRTLMKSLAAQGRTVFVSSHLMSEMALTADHLVVIGQGRLLADTSMAEFIERNSRSYVRVRSPQRELLLDLLHGAGITAVDGVDGTLEVDGSSAETVGDLAARSGVVLHELSPQQASLEEAFMQLTAESVEYHAHTGAPVPPQQWGDTWTKG; from the coding sequence CGGGCTTCCTCGGTCCGAACGGCGCCGGCAAGTCGACCACCATGCGGATGATCCTGGGGCTCGACCACCCCACCTCCGGGGACGTGCGCGTCGACGGCACACACTACGACCGGCTGAAGGACCCGCTGACGAACATCGGCGCCCTGCTGGAGGCCAAGGGCGTGCACCCGGGGCGCAGCGCCTACAACCATCTGCTGTGGCTCGCGCAGAGCAACGGCATCCCCGAACGGCGGGTCCGCGAGGTGCTGGACACGGTCGGGCTGACGACGGTGGCGCGGAAGAAGGCCAAGGGGTTCTCGCTCGGCATGGGGCAGCGCCTCGGCATCGCCGCCGCGCTGCTCGGCGACCCGCGGATCCTGATGTTCGACGAGCCGGTCAACGGGCTCGACCCCGAGGGCATCCACTGGATCCGCACGCTGATGAAGTCGCTCGCCGCCCAGGGCCGCACGGTCTTCGTCTCCTCCCACCTGATGAGCGAGATGGCGCTCACCGCCGACCACCTCGTGGTCATCGGCCAGGGCCGGCTGCTCGCCGACACCTCGATGGCGGAGTTCATCGAACGCAACTCCCGCTCCTACGTCCGGGTGCGCAGCCCGCAGCGCGAACTGCTCCTGGACCTGCTGCACGGGGCCGGCATCACCGCCGTGGACGGCGTGGACGGAACGCTGGAGGTGGACGGCTCCAGCGCGGAGACCGTCGGGGACCTGGCCGCCCGCAGCGGCGTCGTGCTGCACGAGCTGAGCCCGCAACAGGCTTCCCTGGAGGAGGCGTTCATGCAGCTGACGGCCGAATCGGTGGAGTACCACGCCCACACGGGCGCACCCGTCCCCCCGCAGCAGTGGGGCGACACCTGGACGAAGGGCTGA